A window of Malania oleifera isolate guangnan ecotype guangnan chromosome 5, ASM2987363v1, whole genome shotgun sequence contains these coding sequences:
- the LOC131155282 gene encoding uncharacterized protein LOC131155282, with protein MRGIMRNKSRRVKHIEALETKLATLETTCGERLEELEKFIPSVKSLEKWPRELEAFQKSIEQLEAFESRLQHIEGILPSLSSQWGEPIELEASLRELTDNLDFLTEDVKVSITVLKEDLKELGNVQSAVVQVQRDLQEITAKVNAMAQLARWPAAHPNESSRWKVPEPKSFGGTRDAKELDNFFFDMEHYFTCSRVDLEVDRVNMATVYLVGDAKLWWRTKWNDIQHNRCVINTWEGLKHALNAQFYSENVEYIAKCKVMELQQTGSLRSYVREYQALMLDIVYMTESDKLIHFLRGLKTWPRNEIRRQGAGDLSSALAAAERLDDFSDNSGKRNFSTSINNDSRPNKVYKPTNGGRDKETNSSWKDKRAPMNREWRDGRMGGRERLPISFFLCMGPHRVAECPDRKALNAMKALRGETETSIAIPEEHPNMVGALRFLGALERQVINNKSQEKGLMYVDLFLNGKKIRAMIDTGATHNFIADSEAQRLELQVVKDVGKIKAVNSPALTTVGVVPKVVCQMGSWSGTVDFTVAPLDDFDVVLGMDFFKVTRSMPIPAADCLVIMGSAPCAVPVVYNNFDERKLLSALQFKKGVKRGESSFVVLPIVSKDAEVGKYPLEIKEVLEEFKEVIPEQLPRVLPPRRQIDHEIELLLGVKPPARAPY; from the coding sequence atgcgTGGGATTATGAGAAATAAGTCAAGAAGAGTGAAACacattgaggcgcttgagacaaaacttgcAACCCTAGAGACAACGTGCGgtgagagacttgaggaacttgaaaaattcattccaagtgtgaaatccctggagaaatggccaagagagcttgaggccttccagaaaagtatcgagcagttggaagcctttgagagcaggctacaacatattgagggcatattgccatctctttcgtcccaatggggagagccaatagagcttgaggcctccttacgggagctaacggataatcttgatttccttacagaagatgttaaagtgtccattactgttttgaaggaagatttgaaggagttgggcaatgtccaaagtgcggtggtccaagtccagagggatttacaagagattaCTGCGAAAGTGAATGCAATGGCACAGTTAGCCCGATGGCCAGCTGCACATCCAAATGAGAGTTCTCGATGgaaggtaccggaacctaaaagttttgggggtacacgagatgcaaaggagctggacaatttcttctttgatatggaacactacttcacgtgctcccgagtggatttagaagtggaccgggtcaatatggcaacggtatacctagttggggatgcaaaattgtggtggagaactaaatggaatgatattcagcacaatagatgtgtcattaacacatgggaggggttgaaacatGCGTTGAATGCCCAATTCTATTCAGAAAATGTGGAGTatatagcaaagtgcaaagtaatggaattgcaacagacgggctcattaaggagttatgtaagggaataccaagccttgatgttggacattgtatacatgactgaatcggataaactgattcattttcttcgtggtttgaagacatggccaagaaatgaaatacgtcggcaaggtgctggtgatctctcttctgccctcgctgctgctgaacggttggatgatttttcagataattctgggaagcgaaatttcTCTACATCCATCAATAATGATTCCCGTCCCAacaaagtgtataagcccacaaatgggggaagggataaggagacaaatagttcttggaaagataaaagagcgcccatgaataGGGAGTGGAGGGACGGGCGAATGGGGGGTCGAGAGCGTCTACCGATCTCTTTTTTTCTTTGCATGggaccacatcgagtggcggagtgccccgatcgtaaggctttgaatgctatgaAGGCCCTTAGAGGGGAAACCGAAACCTCGATAGCAATTCCAGAAGAACACCCGAATATGGTGGGAgccttgagatttttgggggcattagagcgtcaagtaattaacaacaagtctcaggagaagggactaatgtatgtggatctatttttgaatggaaagaaaatcagggccatgattgatacaggggccacccataatttcattgctgattctgaagctcaacggttagaattgcaagtagttaaagatgtgggcaagataaaagcagtgaattctccagcattaaccacggtgggggtggtacctaaagtggtatgccaaatgggatcatggtctggaacagttgatttcactgtggcaccccttgacgactttgatgtggtattggggatggatttttttaaagtgacacgctcaatgccgatcccagctgcggattgtcttgtgataatgggaagtgcaCCATGTGCGGTCCCCGTAGTCTACAATAAtttcgatgagaggaagttgctttcagccctccaattcaaaaagggagtaaaaaggggagaatcttctttcgtggttctaccaaTAGTCTCAAAAGATGCAGAAGTAGGgaaatatccacttgagattaaggaagttttagaagagttcaaggaggtgatcccggAACAGCTACCGAGGGTGCtaccacctcgacgacagattgaccacgaaattgaacttTTACTAGGAGTAAAGCCaccagcacgtgccccttatTAA